A genomic segment from Maniola jurtina chromosome 16, ilManJurt1.1, whole genome shotgun sequence encodes:
- the LOC123873151 gene encoding uncharacterized protein CG43867 isoform X3, which yields MSEERSRRLSQIFDPLSRFTDHSGAGQSSSTPNSPRLMPRRSRDPPPPPPRPFAHSSRLDPLEYELVAADLGSVNWQERCLELQLELHRSRHQATRVRDMLRDKLSELEQRVLEAEGRAEEAEDKVRAMEQRLCEWPAGAEGAPKAITRLEGQIEEQKQLRLQDAKQVEAKAARIKEWVTNKLRELEQQNQLLREQNDRCNQQLELLRNHIATQGSRNCAFLPSRGSLSLEVRSEDGPRASSSLLANNRRRSESLEGPQLPVVSSEPHYSTPVRHRRNLSIGTTNLTQTTPSNVNSQLNTMNRTMDERTTASLLADDLAAAVENLVVIPTTPNTSTDGDTTHDYAEIYTPSRERTPAWQGVNVVVQGNSRGGSSTGDSSTSEQPRPPTPPLHRFPSWEAKIYQVADDGLQQSVEEELSPPPCPRTMHESTSYQDISVPVYATVKGRASQIRSMPFTGDSSDDSSDGEESMGVTVHNTPHHNPVYGQSSQMPINNINLTSILPASMQQPSGPHGLVLNNANGQCSSSDTSLSASSPSKSVKTSSSLSPAKRSSSGSPSKQSKTRDTSFESGMSDDYAIPPDAVSCEGSGARDSPRRHDALEKSGHLAKLGGKLKTWRKRWFVLKNGTLSYWKSQSEVNRKPQGQIGLGEACKISRNEGAATFEIFTGSRTYYLTADSTATMEDWIRVLQNVQRRNATKLLLSKEDNKPTIQGWLTKVKNGHAKKSWCVLLGKMFLYFKSPGDQNPTGQINMRDARVEDVEHVSDSDSEEKNDDGRNLTVAIYPQHQVTGGPTYLLFESKADKDSWLYHLTVVSGGGLSQGTHYEQLVQKLMETDGDPNCVLWRHPTLLYSKENITTPLTSLNSEALQAEALKLFKCVQLFMSVAVEHAGIDYHVVLAQNALQQCLEVGELQDELASALCKQTAPHAPSKHGVQQLLLCATQSLFTCDTGASSVGGDNKSDLPQNSAGSPSSIQAPLLSVDCKSNPPTYSFVQGWQLLALAVSLFVPRNNRLLWYLKLHLSRHADSKTECGKYAAYCSRALERTIRNGGRTDKPSRMEVLSILLKNPYHHCLPHAIPVHMLNNTYQVISFDGSTTVEEFLSTLSTELGCRESAASGFALFSDDPIEKDLEHHIKPDKKLCDVISKWETALREKGSGKFENSRVIRLTFRNRLYFKNSIRTETDKERLLLCYQVNQQVVAGRFPVTRELAAELGALMAQLDMGDYSASNTQHNQPLAHRFYPYRYRAGLSNEELRDVEEKLRSKWVALKGRSTVDCVRIYLNCTRKWPFFGATLFQARIKQPDLSMAWLAVSEDGVTVLELASMAVIGRYALNSIGLFGGLQDDLMMLIDAEDATSPVHKMLISLNKPKMVELTHLIADYKNALIRTGGTGTPQMNSLTRNGSHRSVRKPPSTLPHSTPSTLPHPLTTSHHHHHNTLNSHATTMTLGSDRNATLTLSSHTSTFNQHLEARAHSHGQPDILKSTPDHHRSEKKRSHTQDSGVA from the exons GTCCGCGCCATGGAGCAGCGGCTGTGCGAGTGGCCGGCGGGTGCTGAGGGTGCACCCAAAGCCATTACGCGGCTCGAGGGCCAAATTGAAGAACAG AAGCAGCTGCGACTTCAGGACGCGAAACAGGTAGAAGCTAAAGCCGCCCGGATCAAGGAGTGGGTGACCAATAAACTGCGGGAGCTAGAACAGCAGAACCAGTTACTTCGGGAACAAAACGACCGCTGCAACCAACAGCTAGAACTGCTCAGAAACCATATTGCTACGCAGGGGAGCAGAAACTGTGCT TTCCTACCCTCTCGGGGAAGCCTGTCTCTCGAGGTGAGGTCGGAGGACGGCCCTCGCGCCTCCTCCAGCCTTTTGGCAAACAATCGGCGACGCTCTGAGAGCCTCGAAGGCCCCCAG TTACCAGTAGTATCATCAGAGCCACACTACAGTACCCCAGTGCGGCATAGAAGAAATCTTTCCATTGGCACCACCAACCTCACCCAAACCACTCCGAGCAACGTTAACAGCCAACTTAACACCATGAATAGAACCATGGACGAGAGGACCACAGCTAGTTTGCTCGCTGATGATTTAGCT GCTGCAGTAGAAAATTTAGTGGTGATACCGACAACCCCAAATACATCGACAGACGGCGATACAACGCACGACTATGCTGAAATTTACACTCCAAGCAGAG AACGGACGCCGGCGTGGCAAGGTGTCAACGTAGTCGTCCAAGGAAACAGTCGAGGCGGTTCCTCTACCGGAGACAGCTCTACCTCTGAACAACCGAGACCTCCCACGCCACCCTTACATCGATTTCCGAGTTGGGAGGCTAAGATTTACCAG gtgGCAGACGATGGTCTTCAACAATCTGTAGAGGAGGAGCTAAGTCCACCGCCATGTCCGCGGACAATGCATGAGTCCACTAGTTACCAGGACATTTCGGTGCCTGTATATGCTACCGTTAAAGGG CGCGCTAGTCAAATCCGATCGATGCCTTTCACGGGCGACTCGTCGGACGATTCATCCGATGGCGAGGAGTCTATGGGTGTCACTGTACACAATACGCCACATCACAATCCCGTTTACG GTCAGTCCTCACAAATGCCAATCAACAACATCAACCTAACAAGTATTCTTCCTGCTTCGATGCAACAACCGTCCGGGCCGCACGGACTTGTGCTGAACAACGCTAACGGGCAGTGCAGCTCGTCCGACACCAGTCTCAGCGCCAGCAGTCCATCCAAAAGCGTCAAGACCAGCTCAAGCCTGAGCCCCGCCAAGCGATCCAGCAGCGGCTCCCCCAGCAAACAGAGCAAGACTAGAG ACACATCTTTCGAATCGGGCATGTCGGATGACTACGCGATACCTCCTGACGCGGTTTCCTGTGAGGGCAGTGGCGCGAGGGATTCTCCCAGAAGACATGACGCGTTGGAAAAGAGTGGACATCTTGCCAAATTGGGGGGGAAACTTAAAACTTGGAGGAAGAGATG GTTTGTCCTAAAAAATGGCACACTATCATATTGGAAGTCCCAATCAGAAGTGAACCGAAAACCTCAAGGTCAGATCGGTTTGGGCGAAGCCTGCAAGATATCTCGCAATGAAGGTGCCGCTACCTTCGAGATCTTCACCGGGAGTCGAACCTATTACCTCACCGCTGACAGCACTGCCACTATGGAGGACTGGATTAGGGTATTACAG AACGTCCAAAGGCGAAATGCAACAAAACTCCTCCTAAGCAAAGAAGACAACAAGCCCACAATCCAGGGTTGGCTCACCAAAGTGAAGAACGGACACGCCAAGAAGAGCTGGTGTGTTCTACTCGGCAAAATGTTCCTGTACTTCAAATCGCCTGGAGATCAG AACCCAACTGGTCAGATCAATATGCGAGACGCACGCGTCGAGGACGTTGAACACGTGTCAGACTCTGACTCCGAAGAGAAGAACGATGATGGCAGGAACCTCACTGTTGCGATATATCCGCAGCACCAGGTAACTGGG GGTCCAACTTACCTCCTCTTCGAAAGCAAAGCCGACAAAGACTCCTGGCTTTACCATTTGACCGTAGTGAGCGGAGGCGGGCTCAGCCAGGGCACGCACTACGAGCAACTCGTCCAAAAGCTTATGGAGACTGATGGAGATCCCA ATTGTGTGCTGTGGAGGCATCCAACTTTACTATATTCGAAGGAAAATATCACAACCCCGCTCACATCATTGAATTCCGAAGCGTTACAAGCCGAAGCTCTAAAGTTATTTAAG TGCGTACAACTATTCATGTCCGTGGCGGTGGAGCACGCAGGCATCGACTACCACGTGGTGCTGGCGCAGAACGCGCTGCAGCAGTGCCTCGAAGTGGGCGAGCTGCAGGACGAGCTGGCGTCCGCGCTGTGCAAGCAGACCGCGCCGCACGCGCCCTCCAAGCACGGCGTGCAG CAACTGCTACTGTGCGCGACCCAGTCGTTGTTCACTTGCGACACGGGCGCGTCCTCAGTCGGCGGCGACAACAAGAGTGACCTCCCGCAGAACTCTGCCGGATCGCCAAGCTCGATACAG GCCCCCTTACTCTCAGTGGACTGTAAGAGTAACCCACCGACCTACAGTTTCGTTCAAGGCTGGCAATTATTAGCGCTGGCTGTCAGTTTGTTTGTGCCACGTAATAACAGGCTCTTGTGGTATCTCAAACTGCATCTGAGCAGGCATGCTGATTCTAA GACTGAATGTGGGAAATACGCAGCGTACTGCTCGCGCGCATTGGAGCGTACAATACGCAACGGCGGCCGAACCGACAAGCCTTCTCGAATGGAAGTGCTATCTATACTGCTCAAGAACCCCTACCACCACTGTCTACCTCACGCCATTCCCGTACATATGCTCAATAACACTTACCAG GTCATAAGCTTTGACGGATCAACTACAGTTGAGGAATTTCTATCGACGCTGAGCACAGAACTGGGCTGCAGAGAATCAGCTGCATCGGGCTTCGCGTTATTCAGTGACGATCCCATTGAAAAGGACTTGGAACACCACATCAAACCAGACAAAAAG TTATGTGACGTAATATCAAAATGGGAAACGGCGTTAAGAGAGAAGGGTTCAGGGAAGTTCGAGAACTCCCGAGTGATACGGTTGACGTTCCGCAACCGGTTGTATTTCAAGAATTCCATCCGGACTGAAACCGACAAGGAGAGATTATTACTTTGCTATCAAGTTAACCAGCAAG TGGTTGCGGGAAGATTTCCCGTAACGCGGGAACTGGCGGCGGAGTTAGGTGCACTTATGGCGCAGCTAGATATGGGCGACTATTCGGCCTCCAACACGCAACACAACCAACCGTTAGCGCACAGATTCTACCCCTACCGGTACCGAGCCGGCCTCAGCAACGAAGAACTTAG AGATGTTGAGGAGAAGCTCCGGTCGAAGTGGGTAGCGCTGAAAGGACGAAGCACGGTTGACTGTGTTAGGATATACCTAAATTGCACCAGGAAATGGCCGTTTTTCGGAGCCACACTGTTCCAAGCTAGG ATAAAACAACCGGATCTCTCAATGGCCTGGCTAGCAGTATCTGAAGACGGAGTGACTGTTTTGGAGCTCGCGTCCATGGCCGTTATAGGTCGATACGCGCTCAACTCTATAGGCCTTTTTGGAGGTCTTCAGGATGATCTGATGATGCTAATTGACGCGGAGGATGCCACAAGTCCCGTCCACAAGATGCTGATCAGCCTCAACAAACCTAAA ATGGTAGAGCTAACCCATCTTATAGCGGACTATAAAAACGCGCTTATACGCACCGGAGGCACCGGGACTCCTCAAATGAACTCCCTCACAAGAAACGGAAGCCATCGGAGCGTCAGAAAACCTCCTTCCACCCTCCCTCACTCCACACCATCCACCCTCCCGCACCCCTTAACAACATCACATCACCATCATCACAACACTTTAAACTCACATGCCACAACAATGACTTTAGGGTCTGATAGAAATGCAACATTAACTCTAAGTTCCCACACTTCAACGTTTAACCAACATTTAGAAGCGAGGGCACATTCCCACGGGCAGCCCGACATATTAAAATCCACTCCGGACCATCATAGGAGTGAAAAGAAACGCAGTCACACACAAGACAGTGGGGTGGCGTGA